The nucleotide window TATCGTCAtcatcgccgccgccgccgcggactTGCTGAGCGTCACCGCTCCGCGCGCCGCCACCCTCGTGCTCGTCATCCTCTTCCTCGGGGATTACGTCAGTGTCATTTGTCCCGGGCTTGTCCGCGCCGGACTCCGGACGGGGCAGCGGCCAAGTGCAGGACCGCGGCCGCTTCTGAGGCTCGAAATCCGGATCTATCTCCACGGCGGAGGGGGACTCGTCGCCGTGGCGCGGCGCCTCGGCCATGTTAATCGCAAGATCTCGGGCGCTGCACAAAGGGTTATAAAATCACTCGGGTCGCATTCCATCAACGTCGCGTGCGCGGTTGCAGAAACGGGTCATTTACCACGCACGGTATGCAAATGTTTAAAGCAcgtgtccgtctgtccgtcctccCGCGGGGCGTCTGTCCGCAGCACACGGAGCTCGTTGCATTGGAATTTGCTGGAGGGGCGAGTTAAACGAGTGGAAGAGTCGGCGGGCAGTCTTCTCCTTCTACGGGCGCCGGCGTCCTGCGACACGTGCATGCccgaagaaaaaactgaaaacgaGTCCAGCCTAATAATGCCTCCACATCGGCGCCATGGCTCCGTACGCAGCTGCCATCTTGACCGTTTCCCGTCCCAAGTTCTTCATCATCCGTGCAGAGAGCTGCCAGTCCGCGACTGCTTCCTCAAGGCCCTGCAGCAAGAAGAGGGGtcggggtggtggtggtggtcgtcGTCGGGGGGGGGCTACTGGAGAAATGTGGCGTGGTTCAAATCCGCGCTAGCCCCAGAACCAGAACGACGCCTTCTCGCTGTGCACGTCTGCGGCGCGCTGAGCGGAGCCGCGCGGCTTCCTCCGTGTGGCCAGCAGCCTGCGAGCGCGCTCCATTCAATCTGCTGCAGCCGAGCCCGAGCCAAGCTAAAcggcacgcgcgcgcacacaccatCCACCCATACGACACTGGAGTTAAAGTGACAGTGTGGAGACGTCCGCAGGCCAGTGACATCACTGATCACTTGATAAGCTCTGAGGACTGTGAGACGACAGTAGAGCTGCAGCGGTCTGCTGTTAGTTGACTGCATGAATGCATGAATCAAGTAGATAGAAAATACCCTCACTCGCTGCGTTTGAAGAAGATTGTGTGCAACATGAGCCCCAAAAGTCTGTGTTATTGCTGCTGCAAGATGAAAGTTGCAACCAAAGCACATAACCCTgtgcaaaaaatatttatttaaagggATTTTTTGGATAAATACTGGATCATGTGTATGTATCTATTCATCGTTCACATTGTTAAAATACTTAAAAACGAGGCTGTATGTATAATGGCATTTGGGCTAAATCAATCAAACGAACACGCCCAAACAGAGTACTTTGTGTACCAGTTGACCCAACGGAGACGGTGGGCTGATTTGTTGTTGCataatcaaataaatacataatataaTTCACATTTGAAGGCATTATACCATCGAACACAAACCGCTTTACTAAGGTCATACATTTTTGGTTCCTACACAAAATAACGCAGATTCCACTAAAAGAAATACCACAAACTGTCGGTTCATGAAACTTTCTGAACTGGTTCACTTTCACATCTCATACTTCTTCGTTGTGTTCGTACATGTGGGTATTAATGAGcctaaatgaagaaaataatcatgtaaaaaggcaaacaacattttgaaatcaagttgtgttttcttttcatccacCAAATGAAAATGCTGATAGTAATATGGAATTGTTCAGTATCatgtgaaatgttttaataaatcaTCAGAATATAAACGCAGCTTTAAATCTCCATCAATCTGCTGCCCCTGTGTTCAGGCTTGCATTAGACAActcgttatattttcataatgtcCCTTAAAATCTTCATAAAAGTCCTTTGGGAATCCACTTTCAAAAGCCGTCCAGTCCTTTCCCACAAGTTTATATAAGTAAATAATGTTGGACCGCTACATAAAACAGAGTTAAAAGCAATACGACACCCTGaaatttatattaaaaataatccGGAAAGTGCAAGGTCACTTTAAAGTAATAAAAGTCCTTAAGATTTCAATAAATATTCCCTGTACAACATTTGCACACGTACTGTTGAGCGATCCTGTGGGTTGGTGCTGGATAAGGGGAGTAGGAGTAGTGTTCGTTGCTTTTGGCAGACAGTAGTACAGTTCATGGAGGTTGTGTAACACGGTCCACTTTTCACAGCGTTACACCTTTGATTTGGCGCTTCGGTCTCCTTCCGACCAATACTCCGCAGTCTGCATCTCCGTGAGGCGAGAAACTGTCCTCTGGAAGGCAAACATCTCCTCTTCCCCACTGAAGATGGACAGACTGCTGGCTTCATCCTGTTGAATGAACAGTTCAGTGAAACTGCAGACGCTTCCTCAAACCGATCACACGGCTCTTTATTAGTTTACATTGGACAGAAAAATGCCTTCGAATCTACACAAATATTTACTCTATCTTTACTGTTTAAATCTTTGCTGTGTTTAGATCATCTTACGTCTTTAGGCTTCAAATGTTTGCACAACGCACTCcttgatttaaatatttaaatagaacATTCTGGGGATTGTTATGCTTTTATTAGAGTTAAGAGAAAGATAACAGGAAATGAGGGGACAGATATGTTGCCAGGTGAACCGTCAACGTTTAATTCTGACTACTTTATTTAAACGTACGCGAGGAAATCAGTGGAGTCAACCTTCCTACGCTATAGTATCAACAAATTGGCACTtgattgtataaatatatttgtattcctGTTTGTCCATTTAGTTATTTAGCAGGATATCCCAAAAGCTGTCCAGAGATTTCTATGAAAtttggaggaaagaaaaatctGTGGTTTTCTTGAAGATTCGTGATTTTCTTAattaacagaaaacattttgggaCATTTTCTCTTTAACCCAAACCGAACGGAGATGCAAATGACGTAGATACTGATCTTCATCATTAAAACCAGTTTATTTAGAGGAGGTTTTACCCGAGATGTTTAAGACACTTACTTTCAGCCGCGACAGCCTCAGCCTCAGCCAGCTTAATCGTCTACTCTACGATTTAAAGTCCCCACCCAACATGAGAAAACAGCGCTCTCACCCTCTTCAGCCCCAGATCGTCCATCAGAATGTGGCTCTCGTCATGGCCGTGCTCACCATTGTGCACAAAAATATCATCCAGCGGATGATCTGCAACAATCACCACCCGCACCTTAAGAGAGACACAGTTATCCAACCAATGGCGAACGAGTGCGGCTGTAAACAACGGCGGTTTACCTTGTGGTCGTAGAGGGCGTCCACGAGTGTTATGAGACGCCTGGCCTGAGTTTTCTTGTTCAGCGTCAGCAGAGGAATGTGTCGAATAAAGACGGTGTCGAACAGCCTCGACATCTCCAGGTAGTCGCTGGCCCCTAACGGCTGAAACGGTAACAGTCAAACGGGGCGAGTCGGAATGACGGCCGTGCTGAAGACAAAAGGAGGCTACAGTGGTTCTAAGCCTTTCAAAATGCACCAAATAGTCCAAAAGATTGATTCACTTTTAGAGATGTATTGCCAAAATTGTGTCATTGCATTTATATGTTTCTGAAAAGACGTGTGAGAGACtcactctgtcacacagctCCTCAAACGTGCAGTCTGCTATGGTCCCACATGCTTTGTTCAGGCGGACTTTCCTGTTGTTGACATTCAGGGTTCTTGGTCGTGTTACTGTGGAGAGAGACGGGATGCAAGGACACCACGCGAGTCACTTATGTGCTAATAAATAAAGAGTGACAACCAGGTTCAGCTGGAGAATTGCGTCATGCGTCCACTTACTGTCATTCTGCTTAAAAGCCAGCTCATCAAACATCTTGTCCAGCGTTGCTTCGACATCAGGCTCACTGGAGCTGCAGTAGacaaacattaaaaatacaaaacgtGCGTACGACCCATCAAAGCGGAGCTCACGATGACTGACTCTTTTACTTTACAGGGTTCTCACAGGAAGTAGAGTTTTCCAGCAGATGGTCTGTTCCTTCGACGGTAATCTATCCCAGAATCCAGGCGGAGAGTTTGGCAATATTTCTGAATGTGAGAGACAAACAATTAACAACAGGTGCATTTTAaattaacaaaatgtaaaatcGAATGTATCTCTCCTTACTTGCAACACAGCAATAAACGGCACAAAGTTCACTCTCTGCAGTCCGTTTTTATACAAGTCTGAGGAATCGAATTGAAGAGAAGACATGTTTGTCAAATAACATAGTGGTCTCATTTAAAATATTgtcaacatttttttatgaCTTATTCAATTTCTCTGCCAAAATGAGCAGTTTTTTGAAACCTTAGAAAATCTGCTGAAATGGACAACAGACTCCTTTCACATTATACGAGAACGCCCTTCGGCTTTTTTTTACCGTGTTTGATTTTCTATGCAACTTATTCCGTCTCTCTTTATAAAGAGTCAGTCGGTATCAACAGAAATGAAGCGGGTTTTTGCAATAAGCAGTAGTAAGCAAATGCATTGTACGTTTTGAGCAGATAAATACTTCTGAATGATGCAGattcattgaatgaatgaaggcCAGATGGAGCCTTTCACACAGAAGATAAAAGCCAGGTGTCAGTGGGTTGTTTGCTGAGTGTGAAACGGGCATAAAGTCAAGAAGCAAGAACAGTATTCACCCAGACAGAAAACATCAGGAGATGTTGTTACTTACCTTCAGGAGGCCGATTCGATGTGGCCACAACAACCACACCCTTCAGAAACAGATTCTCAAAGAGCTGCTTGAGAATCATGGCATCCGCGATATCAGTCACCTGACATGTGTGTTACAAATACACTACATTTGGATTAACTGGAAATACGCTATTGAGGTTAAAGGTTATTCATTCAAAATAATTACTGTCGGACGTTAAAGACAATTACCTGAAACTCAtcaaagcacagaacacaagccTCTTCACTGATCTCCTCTGCAACTGGAGCAATGGGGTCATAGGATTTGGCCATTTTACCCGCTTTCCTCTTTGGCATGCTCTGTTTCAGTCGATGGatccctaaaaaaaaacagaggggaAACAGTCCTGATTCAATCGTGTAAAGGCAGAACAGCATCTCTGAACGCACAACACGTGGAACCTTGAAGAAGTCGGGCTCCCGCAGCAGAGGACCACACCGGGGGGCAACTCCACTCAGCTAACAACAGGAAACTGAGACAAAGTGGGACAGTAGACTGGAAAAACGTTGCCTGCTCTGAGGAGTCTCAATTTCAGCTGAACATTCAAATGGAAAGATCAGAATTTGGCGTAAACAACATAAGAGCATGGGTCAGGCTGCTGGTGGTCAGTTAATGGTGTGAGGGATATTCTCATGTAGATTGAGAGCTATTTGTTATATATTTGACTTTACAAAGCAATAAAACTCAAGACTTTTACTGGACCCATTGGAAGTGCTGTGTCAGCAGCATGCAGATacacacaacaacatgaaaGCTGTGCTTTAAAGGAACAAAACCAAAATGTGGCAGCAAAGACAGGAAATGTAAGCTTAGATCAGCAACCACCACAGTGCCTTGCTCTGCAGACTTTGAAGACTTTGCATTTGAGAGGAATTCATCTCACACCAGTGGAGAAAGTTCACCTCGCCTAAGTGATGTTGAGACCCGCTTCAAATAGAAAGGAAGGAAGCCCAGTGTCACAGCAGCAAGACAACTTGCACGGAGCTGCACGGTTCATTgtgatttcattcattcatgaatgaatgaatgaaaagaagcAGACCAAACCACAGCTTCAGCTTATGGTCGCAGCCATTCACGAGGatttaaatacacttttatttgtgctgaatgtcatgttttttaaaacctgctcattgataacaaaaaaaaaaagaaaagcaacagggTGTGTTGTTATGTTCTCACCCAATAAGAACAAAGGTCATCCACACCAAATATTTACCAAGAGGCAAGACGTTTATTGAAATCTGGTTCACTGACAATGTGGAGGAAATGTATATTCTGAACCTATTCATTCATACATTTCTTTGTGGCTTCACTCAATAGCTTGAAGAATAATTCGCCCCCTTGTGGCTGTTGCagtaaataaagtcaaataTGATGGACTtaatttacacaaaaaaaagtacTCACTTTTATGCACGTCCAACATGAATCCGTGGAAATGAACTCTCTTTTTATGTTCAGTCTCAAcgtatgaataaaacatgtccaTCACCATCGTTTTTCCTGTGCCTGAAATGACAAAATAGAGCATGTGACTTAACGGGAGAAAAAGgatacactttatttatttgcaaCTATGGATGCCCATCTCTCTTACCAACATCACCGTAGATATAGTAACCTGTTGGAGCTTTTGGTTTTGGGAAaaactgaaaggaaaaaaaacaacaagcaggTTCTAGAGTAAGAATGATAATAAGAACACCAGAATAAGAGACCAAGTAAATAAATGTCAAAATCAGAATAGAGAACGGCAGCTAATTTTCATGAATTAATAAAGTAACTAGACAGAGAATTAATCAATGAGAGGTTGTGGATAAATTTAGTAAATCAATTAGTCTAATGAGAAGCTTATGGTAAGTTAAGATCATGACACATATACACTGTTATGAAGGTTTATACAAGCAATCCACAGGTAGCAAAATAAGGATGAAGATAAATAATATAAAGAATAATAGTAGTCTTAAGGTTACAAATGAAAACAAGGGATACTGGGGTTGAACTTTTAAAGAAGCTTTTTCCAAATTCAGAGGCTGTAGTAAATAAAAGAGTGTTTCTTTATCTGTAAGATAAATGCGCATGTCTCCGTAACTCGACTCTATAATCTTATCTGCCCACTCAGCATTAAAAGATCCGACCATTGGTAACAGATGAGCAACATCAGCAATCATTGCGGTGTGTTTACCTTGGAGAAGAACGACATCGGCGTGTTGCTGTACCCTCGCAGGGTTTTGTGGAGCTGGTCCAGGGTCTGCATCACCGCTCTCTGGTGCTCATCCTCCCGCAGCGACCCATCCCCGATCAGCCCGTTGTAGTGCTCGAGGGGTCCGCGGGGCCCGGCGGGTCTTCCACCGCTGACCCCCGGTGCTTGTTGGGCCTCCCCCGAGTGACCTTTAACGTTACGTCATAAGGAGTTAACCGTTGAACTCAGCTCGTTCTGTGTATCTGCACGTGACAGCTAACAAAACACCGGTTACAGCTGATAAAATAATGAGAATGTAAATGCCAATgatatattacatattatatattaataccAGGTTAACTTTAAGCGAATGTTTCATATAAAGTGTTTATTACCAGTACGTTAGGGTTTTCAGTAAGAACTTGACCACCGGTTTACTCTTTCAACTCCATCACTATAGACACAACTCACCAAAAACTTGTCTCACCTCGTCTGCAGACTTCTGTCAAAGATGTTAGCAGCTTTCTGGAGGAGTATTTTTCTGTCAAAACCAACCTAAAACCCAGTAAAGCTGAGGGTGACATCTTCAGAGACAGCGGTATGTTGCACACCGCCATCTTGGATTCAAATCAAAACTTTATTAGCAAACAAGTATAAAACAGAAGCACgtcggccagcagggggcggaaATCCATTCAATCCCAGGAGTAAAGTAATCACTAATTTTAGGAGGATATCATTTTTTATCTTCGGTCACACAGTAACAAATATACAAACTGTGTTTGGGTTCCAACTTGTGGGGATTTGCTGCCTTTATTAGTTTTAGAGGATTTTAAACTGAATATCTGTTTCACGGAAAAAGCTGCGAGAATTGTCAAAGGCATATTACTTTttaatcaggaacatttattaccaaaatatgttagacatacaaggaatttgacttgccgGTTgctgcataacatcagacaagacaatggacaacaagatagataagacaacatagtgcaaaagttaaaaaaagttaaaaaacaaaaaaagtaaaaaataaagggcaccagcgaacagaaagtgacaagtggaGTGACaggtgtatgtgcatgtggagtgggAAGGGGGTGACCAGTGCAAAAAGGGAtgacagtcagtcagtgggggaccggctctgttgatgagcccgactgtgcgacgagaagaagctgtttgtgtggcgggaggtcttagtcctgatggacctcggcctcctgccagatggaaggggcacaaacagtttttgtctggggtgagaggggtcggccacgatctttctagctcgcttcagggtcctggaagcgaacaagtcctgcagggacggcagattgcagccgatcaccctctctgcagagcggatgacacgctgcagcctgccctggTCCtaggctgtggctgcagcgtaccagacggtgatggaggagcagaggatggactccatgatggccgtgtagaagtggaccatcaacGTCTTTgcaacacacatacatacacacacagtcactacATGTGATCTGACATAATATAGTTATGAATATACTCACTCGTCTTGTATCCCCCTGTTTCCTGTGCGGTAATATAAGATCACTACAGTTTAAATAATGAATCTATAGTTGCAACTAAaccatatatatttttcattttagattGTTCTGCCGATTATTTGAACATTTACACCTTACTATTGTTTCCAATGAAGGTTAATTAgaataattaatgaataaacaaatcCTTTCAGCTCTAATATTGATATCTGCAGTTTGAATGATTTATCTTGGGGAtactatatatatctatatatttttttatttaatgattaAACTGATTAGTTCCTTGATGAGTCCTCTTACCTATAAAACACTTGCGTCAAATATTTAGCATTtacgctttaaaaaaacatcaaaacaaatgcAGATTATTTTTGTCTTGATTATTAACCACCATCATTATTGAAGCTCTGAACATATAGCTTCATTCATATTTGATTGATTAAAACCCACTACAGATATGAAGAAAATATCTCATAGAAACCCTGTCCTCAATCTAATTTTACCTCCACAGTACtgagcagacaaaaaaaacatggcagacAACCTACAGGGTATTACAGGGGCTTACAGgcttgttgccatgacaacagaagagccctctcgctctctctctttctctctctctctctttctctctctttctctctcgctctgtctctccTTAATACTcgcacacaactacacacacactcacacacacacactctctgtctgtctctgttgtgcacactcacacactaaaGCACACATACTATACGTACAGTATTACAGTGGGATTTGCCTTGCTTTGAGATCCGGGCTAAGGAAAAATATAGGAAACAAGGAGCGTGGGGACACTCCACATCTGTTTTGGATGGTGAGTGCCTGCTGACCggttattatttgtttacatgctgcatccttttgaaaaaatctgcttaaaaaatatacattttggcAGCCACCGTTTGTTCATTCTTGCTGCATGAGACAAATGCCTATAATGTATATTGTCTAGCTGCCgcgtcctttttctttttttttaaatttgggtGGGAGCTGTCATCGTAATGGTAATTCATGGCTGGGTAGCCATGGTGAAGTCAatttc belongs to Gasterosteus aculeatus chromosome 15, fGasAcu3.hap1.1, whole genome shotgun sequence and includes:
- the afg1la gene encoding AFG1 like ATPase a isoform X2, giving the protein MAVCNIPLSLKMSPSALLGFRLVLTEKYSSRKLLTSLTEVCRRGHSGEAQQAPGVSGGRPAGPRGPLEHYNGLIGDGSLREDEHQRAVMQTLDQLHKTLRGYSNTPMSFFSKFFPKPKAPTGYYIYGDVGTGKTMVMDMFYSYVETEHKKRVHFHGFMLDVHKRIHRLKQSMPKRKAGKMAKSYDPIAPVAEEISEEACVLCFDEFQVTDIADAMILKQLFENLFLKGVVVVATSNRPPEDLYKNGLQRVNFVPFIAVLQKYCQTLRLDSGIDYRRRNRPSAGKLYFLSSEPDVEATLDKMFDELAFKQNDITRPRTLNVNNRKVRLNKACGTIADCTFEELCDRPLGASDYLEMSRLFDTVFIRHIPLLTLNKKTQARRLITLVDALYDHKVRVVIVADHPLDDIFVHNGEHGHDESHILMDDLGLKRDEASSLSIFSGEEEMFAFQRTVSRLTEMQTAEYWSEGDRSAKSKV
- the afg1la gene encoding AFG1 like ATPase a isoform X4, producing the protein MQTLDQLHKTLRGYSNTPMSFFSKFFPKPKAPTGYYIYGDVGTGKTMVMDMFYSYVETEHKKRVHFHGFMLDVHKRIHRLKQSMPKRKAGKMAKSYDPIAPVAEEISEEACVLCFDEFQVTDIADAMILKQLFENLFLKGVVVVATSNRPPEDLYKNGLQRVNFVPFIAVLQKYCQTLRLDSGIDYRRRNRPSAGKLYFLSSEPDVEATLDKMFDELAFKQNDITRPRTLNVNNRKVRLNKACGTIADCTFEELCDRPLGASDYLEMSRLFDTVFIRHIPLLTLNKKTQARRLITLVDALYDHKVRVVIVADHPLDDIFVHNGEHGHDESHILMDDLGLKRDEASSLSIFSGEEEMFAFQRTVSRLTEMQTAEYWSEGDRSAKSKV
- the afg1la gene encoding AFG1 like ATPase a isoform X1, whose translation is MAVCNIPLSLKMSPSALLGFRLVLTEKYSSRKLLTSLTEVCRRGHSGEAQQAPGVSGGRPAGPRGPLEHYNGLIGDGSLREDEHQRAVMQTLDQLHKTLRGYSNTPMSFFSKFFPKPKAPTGYYIYGDVGTGKTMVMDMFYSYVETEHKKRVHFHGFMLDVHKRIHRLKQSMPKRKAGKMAKSYDPIAPVAEEISEEACVLCFDEFQVTDIADAMILKQLFENLFLKGVVVVATSNRPPEDLYKNGLQRVNFVPFIAVLQKYCQTLRLDSGIDYRRRNRPSAGKLYFLSSEPDVEATLDKMFDELAFKQNDITRPRTLNVNNRKVRLNKACGTIADCTFEELCDRHGRHSDSPRLTVTVSAVRGQRLPGDVEAVRHRLYSTHSSADAEQENSGQASHNTRGRPLRPQGKPPLFTAALVRHWLDNCVSLKVRVVIVADHPLDDIFVHNGEHGHDESHILMDDLGLKRDEASSLSIFSGEEEMFAFQRTVSRLTEMQTAEYWSEGDRSAKSKV
- the afg1la gene encoding AFG1 like ATPase a isoform X3; the encoded protein is MQTLDQLHKTLRGYSNTPMSFFSKFFPKPKAPTGYYIYGDVGTGKTMVMDMFYSYVETEHKKRVHFHGFMLDVHKRIHRLKQSMPKRKAGKMAKSYDPIAPVAEEISEEACVLCFDEFQVTDIADAMILKQLFENLFLKGVVVVATSNRPPEDLYKNGLQRVNFVPFIAVLQKYCQTLRLDSGIDYRRRNRPSAGKLYFLSSEPDVEATLDKMFDELAFKQNDITRPRTLNVNNRKVRLNKACGTIADCTFEELCDRHGRHSDSPRLTVTVSAVRGQRLPGDVEAVRHRLYSTHSSADAEQENSGQASHNTRGRPLRPQGKPPLFTAALVRHWLDNCVSLKVRVVIVADHPLDDIFVHNGEHGHDESHILMDDLGLKRDEASSLSIFSGEEEMFAFQRTVSRLTEMQTAEYWSEGDRSAKSKV